The Nesterenkonia xinjiangensis genome contains a region encoding:
- a CDS encoding TetR/AcrR family transcriptional regulator has product MRLLQAMMALDDHRSVQEHSVEELAAIAGVAKGSVYYQFGSKENLVRQMLVHGAEELQRIMDDLDDVGDLASVRASLTAQIRAAFAFLREYPSFTGLVAYALARRRDDESQQLRAEKEAIVGLLTDRLARLDAARVAEGHAETPSSPARLEIMATSLLSAAVTLSIEQHTTHQEWSEEDCVQALVAMSAGGLG; this is encoded by the coding sequence GTGCGTCTGCTGCAGGCGATGATGGCCCTGGATGATCACCGCAGCGTGCAAGAGCATTCCGTGGAGGAGCTGGCGGCGATCGCCGGTGTGGCCAAGGGCTCGGTGTACTACCAGTTCGGTTCCAAGGAGAACCTGGTCCGGCAGATGCTGGTGCATGGGGCGGAGGAGCTGCAGCGCATCATGGATGACCTCGACGACGTCGGCGACCTCGCCTCCGTCCGGGCCAGCCTCACCGCGCAGATCCGTGCGGCCTTCGCGTTCCTGCGCGAGTACCCGTCCTTCACCGGACTGGTGGCCTATGCGTTGGCTCGACGCCGGGATGACGAGTCCCAGCAGCTGCGCGCCGAGAAGGAGGCCATCGTAGGTCTGCTGACCGACCGGCTGGCCCGGCTCGACGCGGCCCGAGTGGCTGAAGGGCACGCCGAGACGCCGTCGTCCCCGGCCCGGCTGGAGATCATGGCGACCTCCCTGCTGTCGGCGGCGGTGACGTTGAGCATCGAGCAGCACACCACCCACCAGGAGTGGTCCGAGGAGGACTGCGTGCAGGCGCTGGTGGCGATGTCCGCCGGAGGGCTGGGGTAG
- a CDS encoding YhgE/Pip domain-containing protein has product MTSSFTPLITIFGLALVPVLYAGIYLYANWDPYDNLEHVDAALVNLDEGADFDGEHRTVGDDVAEELIDDASFGWETVDSREAAEAGVASGKHQFALIIPEDFSEALASPSSFESADQAILDITTNEANNYLLSNIVSVLASEVHESVSSEVGQETADAMLTGFGQIHRQLIDAADGAGQLHDGAGELSDGIGELHSGSVELVDGAGDLDDGVDELVTGLGELSEGTEQLSDGADELSTGASSLSSGMSELQEGADAVDTAAGQLSAGASELNTGISTLSEGAGQVADGNEALSNASHEASDIISEFEASAEGRADQAVQDLLDAGVIEEEQVEEARGALDSVAEDSELITRAQTARTELGEAQEDIDQLATGAREVADGADELLAGSSTLADGAAELADSTPDLSGGLSTARDGALQLSSGASDLSDGADTAHDGVGQLAIGAGELNDGATALNDGAVALRDGLLEASDGSVELADGAEELTDGLDDGAEEVPNPDDDEREEISEVIGNPLKVNQTAQTEAGNYGAGMAPFFLALSLWIGALVMLQVLRPTSTRALASNAPSASIALGSWVPFLLLSLTQSLLLYGAVVAGLGLSPAHPWLALAVLFAASMAFSALVLGVVALLGNPGKMLMILLLVLQLVASGGTFPPETLPEPLQALHPVLPMSYVVDGLRHVIYGADLATLSTTLAALLATTGVGLTLLVLAIRKKKMWSLKRLQPAIEEAA; this is encoded by the coding sequence ATGACCAGCAGCTTCACTCCGCTGATCACGATCTTCGGGCTGGCGCTGGTGCCGGTGCTCTATGCGGGCATCTACCTGTATGCGAACTGGGATCCCTACGACAATCTGGAGCACGTCGACGCGGCCCTGGTGAACCTTGACGAGGGGGCGGACTTCGACGGCGAGCACCGCACCGTCGGTGACGACGTCGCCGAGGAGCTCATCGACGACGCCTCCTTCGGCTGGGAGACCGTCGACTCCCGGGAGGCCGCGGAGGCGGGCGTGGCCTCGGGCAAGCACCAGTTCGCGCTGATCATCCCGGAGGACTTCTCGGAGGCGCTGGCCTCGCCATCGAGCTTCGAGTCTGCCGATCAGGCGATCCTGGACATCACCACCAATGAGGCGAACAACTATCTGCTGAGCAACATCGTCAGCGTGCTGGCCTCAGAGGTCCATGAGTCGGTCTCCAGCGAGGTCGGCCAGGAGACCGCAGATGCGATGCTGACCGGTTTCGGGCAGATCCACCGGCAGCTGATCGACGCCGCCGATGGCGCCGGGCAGCTCCACGACGGCGCCGGCGAGCTCAGCGACGGCATCGGTGAGCTGCACTCGGGTTCCGTGGAGCTGGTGGACGGGGCCGGGGATCTCGACGACGGCGTCGATGAGCTGGTGACCGGCCTGGGTGAGCTCTCCGAGGGCACCGAGCAGCTCTCTGACGGGGCCGATGAGCTCTCCACCGGCGCCTCCTCGCTCTCCAGCGGGATGTCTGAGCTGCAGGAGGGCGCCGACGCGGTGGACACCGCTGCCGGGCAGCTCTCCGCCGGCGCCTCGGAGCTGAACACCGGGATCAGCACCCTCAGCGAGGGCGCCGGGCAGGTGGCCGACGGCAATGAAGCGCTCTCGAACGCCTCCCATGAGGCCAGCGACATCATCTCGGAGTTCGAGGCTTCGGCCGAGGGGCGTGCGGACCAGGCGGTGCAGGACCTCCTTGACGCCGGGGTGATCGAGGAGGAGCAGGTGGAGGAGGCGCGCGGCGCGCTGGATTCGGTGGCGGAAGACTCTGAGCTGATCACCCGCGCCCAGACGGCGCGCACGGAGCTGGGTGAGGCCCAGGAGGACATCGATCAGCTGGCCACCGGTGCGCGTGAGGTCGCTGATGGGGCCGATGAGCTGCTAGCCGGCAGCTCGACGTTGGCCGATGGTGCCGCGGAGCTGGCGGACTCCACCCCTGACCTTTCGGGCGGGTTGAGCACCGCCCGCGATGGTGCCTTGCAGCTGAGCTCCGGGGCCTCGGACCTCTCCGATGGTGCTGACACCGCCCATGACGGGGTGGGGCAGCTGGCCATCGGCGCCGGGGAGCTCAACGACGGCGCGACCGCGCTCAACGACGGCGCGGTGGCCCTGCGGGATGGTCTCCTCGAGGCCTCGGACGGCTCGGTGGAACTGGCCGACGGCGCCGAGGAGCTGACCGACGGACTGGATGACGGGGCCGAGGAGGTGCCGAACCCTGATGATGATGAGCGTGAGGAGATCAGCGAGGTCATCGGCAACCCGCTGAAGGTCAACCAGACGGCGCAGACCGAGGCCGGCAACTATGGGGCCGGGATGGCGCCGTTCTTCCTGGCCCTGTCGCTGTGGATCGGTGCGCTGGTGATGCTGCAGGTACTGCGGCCGACCTCCACCCGGGCGCTGGCTTCCAACGCCCCGTCGGCGTCGATAGCGCTGGGCTCCTGGGTGCCGTTCCTGCTGCTCTCGCTGACGCAGAGCCTGCTGCTCTACGGGGCCGTCGTCGCCGGACTGGGCCTGTCTCCGGCGCATCCGTGGCTGGCTCTGGCGGTGCTGTTCGCCGCGTCCATGGCGTTCTCCGCCCTGGTGCTGGGGGTGGTGGCGCTGCTGGGCAATCCGGGCAAGATGCTGATGATCCTGCTGCTGGTGCTGCAGTTGGTGGCCTCGGGCGGTACGTTCCCGCCGGAGACGCTGCCGGAGCCGCTGCAGGCTCTGCACCCGGTGCTGCCGATGAGCTACGTGGTCGATGGCCTGAGGCATGTCATCTACGGTGCGGACCTGGCTACGCTGTCCACTACGCTGGCCGCGCTGCTGGCGACCACCGGGGTGGGGCTGACGCTGCTGGTGCTGGCAATCCGGAAGAAGAAGATGTGGAGCCTGAAGCGGCTCCAGCCGGCGATTGAGGAGGCCGCATGA
- the poxB gene encoding ubiquinone-dependent pyruvate dehydrogenase, with the protein MPTVARTMVDTLHASGVQRVYGIPGDSLNGFTDALRAAGTIEWVQVRHEETAAFAASAESQVTGELAVCAGSCGPGNLHLINGLYDAQRSRTPVLAIAAHIPSEEIGSGYFQETHPQELFRECSVYVEHVTHAEQMPRLMRIAMREALEKRGVAVLVIPGDVALKEITAAPETIRATSSVVTPAEDALASAAEALNGCDRVTILAGAGAAGAHDELLQIAERLQAPIVHALRGKEHVEYDNPYDVGMTGLLGFSSGYHAMEAAETLLVLGADLPYQQFYPQGATVVQVDIRGAQIGRRTRVDVGLVGGVKETVAALLPRLDAHASSKHLDGATKHYRRTRKDLDSLATPSKRTIHPQYLARLIDEAAADDAVFIPDVGSPVVWASRYLTMNGRRRLIGSFSHGSMANALTQSIGAASADPRRQVVALAGDGGLTMMLGELLTLTQAQLPVKTVVFNNSSLNFVEVEMKAAGFVNYGTGLTNPSFADVAEAMGIRGIRVETSQDLPAAVEEFFAHEGPAVLDVVTERQELSMPPAITAEQAKGFTLYAIRTVLSGRGDELVDLARTNWRQLF; encoded by the coding sequence ATGCCCACAGTCGCACGCACCATGGTCGACACCCTGCACGCCAGCGGGGTGCAGAGGGTCTACGGGATTCCGGGAGACTCGCTCAACGGCTTCACCGACGCCCTGCGCGCCGCCGGCACCATCGAGTGGGTGCAGGTCCGCCACGAGGAGACCGCCGCCTTCGCCGCCAGTGCCGAGTCCCAGGTCACCGGTGAGCTGGCCGTCTGCGCGGGCAGCTGCGGACCCGGCAACCTGCACTTGATCAACGGGCTCTACGACGCCCAGCGCTCGCGGACCCCGGTGCTGGCCATCGCCGCGCACATCCCCAGCGAGGAGATCGGCTCCGGCTACTTCCAGGAGACCCACCCGCAGGAGCTCTTCCGCGAGTGCAGCGTCTACGTGGAGCACGTCACCCACGCCGAGCAGATGCCCCGACTCATGCGCATCGCCATGCGCGAGGCGCTCGAGAAGCGCGGCGTGGCGGTGCTGGTGATCCCCGGGGACGTCGCCCTGAAGGAGATCACGGCGGCGCCGGAGACGATCCGGGCCACCAGCTCCGTGGTCACCCCGGCCGAGGACGCCCTGGCCTCCGCCGCCGAGGCGCTCAACGGCTGTGACCGGGTCACCATCCTCGCCGGCGCCGGTGCGGCCGGCGCCCATGACGAGCTGCTGCAGATCGCCGAGCGGCTCCAGGCCCCCATCGTCCACGCGCTGCGCGGCAAGGAGCACGTCGAGTACGACAACCCCTATGACGTCGGCATGACCGGCCTGCTCGGTTTCTCCTCCGGGTATCACGCCATGGAGGCCGCCGAGACGCTGCTGGTCCTCGGCGCCGACCTGCCCTACCAGCAGTTCTACCCGCAGGGCGCCACCGTGGTGCAGGTCGACATCCGCGGCGCACAGATCGGCCGCCGCACCCGGGTCGACGTCGGACTGGTCGGGGGAGTGAAAGAGACCGTCGCTGCGCTGCTGCCCCGGCTGGACGCCCACGCCAGCTCCAAGCACCTCGACGGCGCCACCAAGCACTACCGTCGCACTCGCAAGGACCTCGACTCGCTGGCCACACCTTCGAAGCGGACCATCCACCCGCAGTACCTGGCCCGGCTGATCGACGAGGCCGCCGCCGACGACGCCGTCTTCATCCCCGACGTCGGCTCCCCGGTGGTCTGGGCCTCCCGGTACCTGACCATGAACGGCCGACGCCGGCTCATCGGGTCCTTCTCCCACGGCTCCATGGCCAACGCGCTGACCCAGTCCATCGGTGCGGCCTCCGCGGACCCGCGCCGGCAGGTGGTCGCCCTGGCCGGCGACGGCGGACTGACCATGATGCTCGGGGAGCTGCTCACGCTGACCCAGGCGCAGCTGCCGGTGAAGACCGTGGTCTTCAACAACTCCTCGCTGAACTTCGTTGAGGTGGAGATGAAGGCCGCCGGCTTCGTCAACTACGGCACCGGCCTGACCAACCCGAGCTTCGCCGACGTCGCCGAGGCGATGGGCATCCGTGGCATCCGTGTAGAGACCTCCCAGGACCTCCCGGCCGCGGTGGAGGAGTTCTTTGCCCACGAGGGCCCCGCGGTGCTGGATGTGGTCACCGAGCGGCAGGAGCTCTCCATGCCGCCGGCCATCACCGCAGAGCAGGCCAAGGGCTTCACCCTCTACGCCATCCGCACGGTGCTCTCCGGCCGCGGCGACGAGCTGGTGGACCTGGCCCGCACCAACTGGCGCCAGCTGTTCTGA
- a CDS encoding GNAT family N-acetyltransferase, translating to MGELLDDLAAARAAWTGLQLRDWYAQDRLLAQLRTALEPDAERLENPEFGAEVRDLVQADESAAADDVHVEVEDPLLWADRRITHDDGGWSVIGIRFRGRDLTCPFVDVIASSLSPTPENIRRIVTEAAEDLQEFRPLTARLTVGDPDSGLAEVHDASGIGPSAVDQYLVAGLIRGINHRTRVASYRRVSLEPMDPTLAAARVAEIYAAHPEGTRWATPAGSDELQEASEDGALFEIFANGEPAGVVSAPRDDDHGLSGHLVQEICLDEDHRGRGYGPAVLQRLCEELPHPEPGTVLWGSIHPENVPSLRNAHAVGRTTVGGQLWVAPEGLPGMPAALARPW from the coding sequence ATGGGAGAACTTCTCGATGATCTCGCCGCCGCCCGGGCCGCCTGGACCGGCCTCCAGCTGAGGGACTGGTACGCCCAGGACCGGCTGCTGGCCCAGCTGCGCACCGCGCTGGAGCCTGATGCCGAGCGCTTGGAGAACCCCGAGTTCGGGGCGGAAGTCCGCGACCTCGTGCAGGCCGACGAGTCCGCCGCCGCCGATGACGTCCACGTCGAGGTCGAGGATCCGCTGCTCTGGGCGGACCGACGGATCACCCACGACGACGGCGGCTGGTCGGTGATCGGCATCAGGTTCCGCGGACGCGATCTCACCTGCCCCTTTGTCGACGTCATCGCCTCCTCGCTGAGCCCGACCCCGGAGAACATCCGCAGGATCGTCACCGAGGCGGCGGAGGACCTCCAGGAGTTCCGTCCGCTGACCGCCCGGCTCACCGTCGGGGACCCGGACTCCGGTCTCGCTGAGGTCCACGACGCCTCGGGCATCGGCCCTTCGGCGGTGGACCAGTACCTGGTGGCCGGACTCATCCGGGGGATCAACCACCGCACCCGGGTGGCCTCCTACCGGCGGGTGAGCCTCGAGCCGATGGACCCGACCCTGGCCGCGGCACGGGTGGCCGAGATCTACGCCGCCCACCCGGAAGGCACCCGCTGGGCGACCCCGGCGGGTTCCGACGAGCTGCAGGAGGCCTCTGAGGACGGCGCCCTGTTCGAGATCTTCGCCAATGGTGAGCCCGCCGGGGTGGTCTCCGCCCCGCGCGACGACGACCACGGCCTCAGCGGCCACCTGGTCCAGGAGATCTGTCTGGACGAGGACCATCGCGGCCGCGGATACGGCCCGGCCGTGCTGCAGCGGCTCTGCGAGGAGCTGCCCCATCCGGAGCCGGGAACAGTGCTCTGGGGAAGCATCCACCCGGAGAACGTCCCCTCGCTGCGCAATGCCCATGCCGTGGGACGCACCACCGTGGGTGGCCAGCTCTGGGTCGCCCCAGAGGGACTGCCCGGCATGCCGGCCGCACTGGCCCGCCCGTGGTGA
- a CDS encoding TIGR03085 family metal-binding protein has translation MTSPSLRSTAAAERQALVRALRQHGPHAHTLCEGWTAHDLAVHVAARDARPHLVFGQELPVVGDAAREKYKTFEKMDFEELLDRIEAGVPSWHPARSRAVDDAVNTVEFFVHTEDVLRAEELSPSEEEQTDTESVDTESADAETVGTELQPRRRRAPEAVQRRLWQHASRTLFLAAARKHNRRITFISPGFGSVTHGSSKDPMISLEGAPGELILWAFGREQAADVVLRRH, from the coding sequence GTGACCTCACCTTCCCTCCGTTCTACCGCCGCCGCCGAACGCCAGGCCTTGGTCCGAGCACTGCGGCAGCACGGTCCGCACGCCCACACCCTCTGTGAGGGCTGGACCGCCCACGATCTGGCCGTCCATGTGGCGGCCCGCGACGCCCGGCCGCACCTGGTGTTCGGCCAGGAGCTGCCCGTCGTCGGCGACGCCGCGCGGGAGAAGTACAAGACCTTCGAGAAGATGGACTTCGAGGAGCTGCTGGATCGCATCGAGGCGGGAGTGCCCTCCTGGCACCCGGCCCGCTCCCGCGCTGTGGACGACGCGGTCAACACCGTGGAGTTCTTCGTCCACACCGAGGACGTGCTGCGCGCTGAGGAGCTGAGCCCCTCCGAGGAGGAGCAGACTGACACCGAATCTGTCGACACTGAATCCGCTGATGCCGAGACCGTCGGAACGGAGCTGCAGCCGCGCCGCCGTCGGGCGCCCGAAGCGGTCCAGCGGAGACTGTGGCAGCACGCCTCCCGGACGCTGTTCCTGGCCGCCGCGCGCAAGCACAACCGGCGTATCACCTTCATCAGCCCCGGCTTCGGCTCCGTCACCCATGGGTCTTCGAAAGACCCGATGATCAGCCTCGAAGGCGCCCCCGGGGAGCTCATCCTCTGGGCCTTCGGCCGCGAGCAGGCCGCGGACGTCGTCCTCCGCAGGCACTGA
- a CDS encoding XRE family transcriptional regulator, protein MDEVAPSLHEMTPREILRARRRALGRTQQQLAEAIGTTQSVIAAVESGRRPLSVPMRQRLHAALTPDPTELLQRHRETIKQAAETHGFTGVRVFGSVARGTAEASSDLDLFVEYADPQQRQPLEIFGLQRQLEGLLGIPVDVNLLTGRPLKGARAQQALKESIAL, encoded by the coding sequence ATGGATGAGGTCGCTCCGTCGCTGCACGAGATGACCCCGCGGGAGATCCTGCGGGCACGCCGACGCGCCCTCGGCCGGACCCAGCAGCAGCTCGCTGAGGCGATCGGCACCACCCAGTCGGTCATCGCCGCCGTCGAGAGCGGACGCCGACCCCTGAGCGTACCGATGCGGCAGAGACTCCATGCGGCCCTGACCCCAGACCCTACCGAGCTGCTCCAGCGCCACCGGGAGACGATCAAGCAGGCCGCCGAGACCCACGGGTTCACCGGCGTGCGTGTCTTCGGCTCCGTGGCCCGCGGCACCGCGGAAGCCTCCAGCGATCTGGACCTCTTTGTGGAGTACGCCGACCCGCAGCAGCGCCAGCCGCTGGAGATCTTCGGACTCCAACGCCAGCTGGAGGGACTGCTGGGGATACCGGTCGACGTGAACCTGCTGACCGGACGCCCGCTGAAGGGGGCCCGCGCCCAGCAGGCGCTGAAGGAGTCGATCGCCCTGTGA
- a CDS encoding HepT-like ribonuclease domain-containing protein, whose translation MTDPRHHPDRTPELLEDIAEQLAVCRDIVADGYEMYMGASQDSYLRRRTAERAVEIIAEASRRLDADWKQQHPGVRWRYMTDMRNKIAHDYGAIHDDMVWEVIVGSVPEMGRLLGLAPAEDPYGPH comes from the coding sequence GTGACCGACCCCCGACATCACCCCGACCGCACCCCCGAGCTCCTAGAGGACATCGCCGAGCAGCTGGCCGTATGCCGTGACATCGTCGCCGACGGCTACGAGATGTACATGGGCGCCTCCCAGGACTCCTACCTGCGACGTCGCACCGCGGAACGCGCCGTAGAGATCATCGCCGAGGCCAGCCGCCGGCTCGACGCCGATTGGAAGCAGCAGCACCCTGGCGTCCGGTGGCGGTACATGACAGACATGCGTAACAAGATCGCCCACGACTACGGGGCGATCCACGACGACATGGTCTGGGAGGTCATCGTCGGCAGCGTCCCGGAGATGGGCCGGCTCCTGGGCTTGGCCCCGGCGGAGGACCCCTACGGCCCGCACTGA
- a CDS encoding RecQ family ATP-dependent DNA helicase translates to MTETAVDSAFHAEARERLTALTGRDDDFRPGQLEAISALVEQRRRVLVVQKTGWGKSAVYFLAAHLLRSRGRGVSLIVSPLIALMRDQIAAATRAGVRAQAVNSANAHEWDSVLEALAADELDVLLISPERLANPRFRDEVLPGLLDRLGMLVVDEAHCISDWGHDFRPDYRRIGEIVRNLPTAVPVLATTATANSRVVEDVAAQLSPAGDASGKEVLVLRGSLSRDSLRLGVLTLPDSEQRIAWLTQHLGSLAGSGIVYALTVSQAQDLTRHLREHGHDVVAYTGQTDPDERAQLEQALKENRVKALIATSALGMGFDKPDLGFVVHLGAPSSPVSYYQQIGRAGRAVDNADVLLLPGREDVRIWEHFAQASMPTQERADAVLTALAEHPEETLSVARLEAMVEIRRSPLELLLKVLEVDGAVHRVRGGWVSTGRGWVYDAERYDTILRLRRAEQQSMLEYERLPPGQCRMAYLAAALDDAAATACGRCDTCAGPWFPRELDQDSVSEARVSMDRVGVEIAPRKQWPTGLGALGLSLKGRLGPGEVAAEGRALARLSDLGWGPTVREAIQGEDAPVPDQLASAVVRVLAEWGWERRPDVVVSVPSRRHPRLVDSLARGVAQVGRLPYAGALEPVDGGPSSSPEANSAFRLAGLLGRFRVPEEMASQLQGAAVLLVDDEVISRWTLTVAARELRGAGADLVLPFALGMRG, encoded by the coding sequence ATGACTGAGACTGCAGTGGACTCCGCCTTCCATGCCGAGGCCCGCGAGCGCCTCACCGCGCTGACGGGACGTGACGATGACTTCCGTCCGGGCCAGCTGGAGGCCATCTCCGCACTGGTGGAGCAGCGCCGCCGGGTGCTGGTGGTGCAGAAGACCGGCTGGGGCAAGTCGGCGGTGTACTTCCTGGCCGCGCATCTGCTGCGCAGCCGGGGGCGTGGGGTGAGCCTGATCGTCTCCCCGCTGATCGCGCTGATGCGGGACCAGATCGCTGCGGCCACCCGCGCCGGGGTGCGGGCGCAGGCGGTGAACTCGGCCAACGCCCACGAGTGGGACTCCGTGCTGGAGGCGTTGGCCGCCGATGAGCTGGACGTGCTGCTGATCTCCCCGGAGCGGCTGGCCAATCCGCGTTTCCGCGATGAGGTGCTGCCGGGGCTGCTGGATCGGCTGGGCATGCTGGTGGTGGACGAGGCCCACTGCATCTCCGACTGGGGCCATGACTTCCGCCCCGACTACCGGCGGATCGGGGAGATCGTCCGCAACCTGCCGACGGCGGTCCCGGTGCTGGCCACCACCGCGACGGCGAACTCCCGGGTGGTGGAGGACGTCGCCGCCCAGCTCTCCCCGGCCGGGGATGCCAGCGGCAAGGAGGTCCTGGTGCTGCGTGGCAGCCTCAGCCGGGATTCGCTGCGCCTGGGTGTGCTGACCCTGCCAGACTCGGAGCAGCGGATCGCCTGGTTGACCCAGCATCTGGGCTCGCTGGCCGGCAGCGGGATCGTCTATGCGCTGACCGTCTCGCAGGCGCAGGATCTCACCCGTCACCTGCGGGAGCACGGCCATGACGTGGTCGCCTACACCGGGCAGACGGATCCGGACGAGCGTGCCCAGCTGGAGCAGGCGCTGAAGGAGAACCGGGTGAAGGCGCTGATCGCCACCTCGGCGCTGGGGATGGGCTTCGACAAGCCGGACCTGGGCTTCGTGGTGCACCTGGGGGCGCCCTCGTCACCGGTGTCCTACTACCAGCAGATCGGCCGTGCCGGCCGTGCGGTGGACAACGCCGATGTGCTGCTGTTGCCCGGGCGGGAGGACGTCCGCATCTGGGAGCATTTCGCGCAGGCCTCGATGCCCACCCAGGAACGTGCTGATGCGGTGCTGACTGCGCTGGCCGAGCACCCGGAGGAGACGCTCTCGGTGGCCCGGCTGGAGGCGATGGTGGAGATCCGCCGCTCCCCGCTGGAGCTGCTGCTGAAGGTGCTGGAGGTCGACGGCGCGGTGCACCGGGTGCGCGGCGGATGGGTTTCCACCGGGCGTGGGTGGGTCTATGACGCCGAGCGCTATGACACGATCCTGCGGCTGCGCCGGGCCGAGCAGCAGTCGATGCTCGAGTATGAGCGGCTGCCTCCCGGGCAGTGTCGGATGGCGTATCTGGCCGCAGCCCTGGACGACGCCGCCGCCACCGCCTGCGGCCGCTGCGACACCTGCGCGGGGCCGTGGTTTCCCCGTGAGCTGGATCAGGACTCGGTCTCTGAGGCCCGGGTCTCGATGGACCGGGTGGGGGTGGAGATCGCCCCGCGCAAGCAGTGGCCCACCGGGCTGGGCGCCCTGGGACTCTCGCTGAAGGGCCGGCTGGGTCCGGGCGAGGTGGCCGCGGAGGGCCGGGCGCTGGCCCGGCTGTCCGATCTGGGCTGGGGCCCGACGGTGCGTGAAGCGATCCAGGGCGAGGACGCCCCGGTGCCGGATCAGCTGGCCTCTGCGGTGGTGCGGGTGCTGGCGGAATGGGGCTGGGAGCGGCGGCCGGATGTGGTGGTGTCGGTGCCCTCCCGGCGCCACCCGCGGCTGGTCGATTCCCTGGCCCGCGGGGTGGCCCAGGTCGGACGCCTGCCCTATGCCGGGGCGCTGGAGCCCGTCGACGGCGGGCCCTCCAGCTCACCGGAGGCGAACAGCGCCTTCCGGCTGGCCGGGCTGCTGGGCCGGTTTCGGGTGCCCGAGGAGATGGCGTCCCAGCTGCAGGGTGCGGCGGTGCTGCTGGTGGATGACGAGGTGATCTCCCGGTGGACGCTGACGGTGGCGGCTCGGGAGCTGCGCGGTGCCGGGGCGGATCTGGTGCTGCCCTTCGCTCTGGGCATGCGCGGCTGA
- a CDS encoding TIGR01777 family oxidoreductase, with translation MSRFDHETYLPFARDDVFAWYTRRGALTRLHPPFAGEVLAEPEDGPVNGAESQITLNLPGLFGASATAAAGLAGSVLPFSPRSRLAWHSRHEDFRPGHGFTDVMISGPMHSWRHEREFLDQGQGTLLRETITYQHPAESRLPGPLRRRIQNSLEQELHRVFTFRAHQTAQDLAFHQSHGRLASQQRERRSHLDVEDDACADGPQVVAVSGASGMIGTQVCALLGGAGIEVRRLVRRDLSRTEAGESETGVGEIAWDPDSGQLDEQALADVDVVINLAGRPLASRFTDEHKRRVRSSRVDGTTLLAETLAHLEETSPRGRALISGSAIGWYGATAQDRVGAAGQLTESMPSGTDFLAEVCRAWESAARRAETSGVRVATIRTGLVQSPSGGALQQMLPLFAVGVGGPLGGPQMQSWISLDDIAGLIVHLALTPSARGPVNGVAPAPVTARAYARCLGAVLRRPSALPTPSFGPKLLLGAQGSRELVMADQNASAEKALDLGYAFRHPTLEEALRHVLGR, from the coding sequence ATGTCGCGATTCGATCATGAGACGTATCTGCCATTCGCCCGCGACGACGTGTTCGCCTGGTACACCCGCCGCGGTGCGCTGACCCGGCTGCACCCGCCCTTCGCCGGCGAGGTCCTCGCCGAGCCGGAGGACGGCCCCGTCAACGGCGCGGAATCCCAGATCACGCTCAACCTCCCTGGGCTCTTCGGGGCCAGCGCCACCGCCGCCGCCGGCCTGGCCGGCTCCGTGCTGCCATTCTCTCCGCGCAGCCGACTGGCCTGGCACTCCCGGCATGAGGACTTCCGCCCGGGCCACGGATTCACTGATGTGATGATCTCCGGACCCATGCACAGCTGGCGCCACGAGCGGGAGTTCCTGGACCAGGGCCAGGGCACCCTGCTGCGCGAGACCATCACCTACCAGCATCCCGCCGAATCCCGCCTGCCCGGTCCGCTGCGACGCCGCATCCAGAACAGCCTGGAGCAGGAGCTGCACCGGGTCTTCACCTTCCGCGCCCACCAGACGGCCCAGGACCTGGCCTTCCATCAGAGCCATGGCCGACTGGCCTCCCAGCAGCGAGAGCGTCGATCCCATCTGGACGTCGAGGACGACGCCTGCGCGGACGGTCCCCAGGTGGTCGCCGTCTCGGGCGCCTCGGGGATGATCGGCACCCAGGTCTGCGCGCTGCTCGGCGGTGCCGGCATCGAGGTCAGGCGGCTGGTCCGTCGGGACCTCAGTCGGACCGAGGCGGGGGAGTCGGAGACCGGAGTCGGGGAGATCGCCTGGGATCCGGACTCCGGGCAGTTGGACGAGCAGGCGCTCGCAGACGTGGACGTCGTCATCAACCTGGCCGGCCGGCCGCTGGCCTCCCGATTCACCGATGAGCACAAGCGCCGGGTGCGCTCCTCGCGCGTGGACGGCACCACTCTGCTCGCTGAGACGCTGGCCCACCTGGAGGAGACCAGCCCGAGAGGGCGCGCACTGATCAGCGGCTCGGCCATCGGCTGGTACGGGGCCACTGCGCAGGATCGGGTCGGAGCCGCCGGTCAGCTCACCGAGAGCATGCCCTCCGGCACGGACTTCCTCGCCGAGGTGTGCCGGGCCTGGGAGAGCGCGGCCCGCCGGGCCGAGACCTCAGGCGTGCGTGTGGCGACCATCCGCACCGGCCTCGTGCAGTCACCCTCCGGAGGCGCACTGCAGCAGATGCTGCCGCTGTTCGCCGTGGGGGTGGGCGGCCCGCTGGGAGGCCCCCAGATGCAGAGCTGGATCAGCCTGGATGACATCGCGGGGCTCATCGTCCACCTGGCCCTGACCCCGTCGGCCAGAGGCCCGGTCAACGGCGTCGCTCCTGCCCCCGTCACCGCGAGGGCCTACGCCCGGTGCCTCGGCGCGGTGCTCCGGCGGCCCTCGGCGCTTCCCACGCCCTCGTTCGGCCCCAAGCTCCTGCTGGGGGCCCAGGGGTCACGGGAACTGGTCATGGCGGACCAGAACGCCAGCGCGGAGAAGGCTCTGGATCTCGGCTACGCCTTCCGCCACCCCACCCTGGAGGAGGCCTTACGGCACGTGCTGGGACGGTGA